In a genomic window of Quercus lobata isolate SW786 chromosome 4, ValleyOak3.0 Primary Assembly, whole genome shotgun sequence:
- the LOC115987068 gene encoding aspartyl protease family protein 2, translated as MESKSRNVLLFTFTTALFFSLSTSSSASLQTQTQTLLLNPLTAPQTTLSWLEPESESLSSSTTTEADPDSNSTATLQLHHIDSLSSNKTPDQLFHLKLQRDALRVDSLLSLAAAKRGGGHGGLGLGFSSSIISGLASGSGEYFTRIGVGTPPKYAYMVLDTGSDVVWIQCSPCKKCYSQSDPVFNPKKSRSFNGIACTSPLCRKLDSPGCNQQRQACLYQVSYGDGSITQGDFSTETLTFRGTKVPRVALGCGHDNEGLFVGAAGLLGLGRGRLSFPTQAGRRFNRKFSYCLVDRSASTSSKPSSIVFGDAAVSRTAKFTPLLVNRKLDTFYYLEMLGISVGGRRVRGVTPSLFKLDAAGNGGVIIDSGTSVTRLTRPAYLAFRDAFRAGAPNLKRAPEFSLFDTCFDLSGKTEVKVPTVVLHFRGADVSLPATNYLIPVDSSGTFCFAFAATLSGLSIIGNIQQQGFRVVYDLAGSRVGFAPRGCA; from the coding sequence ATGGAATCCAAATCAAGAAATGTCCTCCTCTTTACCTTCACCACCgcccttttcttctctctctccacttCTTCCTCAGCCTCActtcaaacccaaacccaaaccctacTCCTCAACCCTCTCACTGCTCCACAAACCACCCTCTCATGGCTCGAACCCGAATCTGAATCtctctcctcctccaccaccaccgaAGCCGACCCAGATTCCAACTCCACCGCCACTCTCCAACTCCACCACATAGACTCCCTCTCTTCCAACAAAACCCCAGACCAACTCTTCCACCTCAAGCTCCAACGCGACGCGCTGCGAGTGGACTCCCTTCTCTCCCTCGCAGCCGCCAAGCGCGGCGGCGGCCACGGAGGTCTGGGCCTAGGGTTCAGCAGCTCGATCATCTCCGGTCTAGCCTCAGGCAGCGGCGAGTACTTCACACGCATCGGCGTAGGAACCCCACCTAAATACGCCTACATGGTCCTGGACACAGGAAGCGACGTGGTCTGGATCCAATGCTCTCCTTGCAAAAAATGCTACTCCCAAAGCGACCCcgttttcaacccaaaaaaatcgAGATCTTTCAACGGGATCGCCTGCACGTCACCCTTGTGTCGTAAGCTAGACTCTCCTGGCTGTAACCAACAACGCCAGGCCTGTCTCTACCAAGTCTCTTACGGTGACGGATCTATCACACAAGGTGATTTCTCCACCGAAACTCTCACCTTCCGTGGCACCAAAGTCCCACGTGTCGCCCTCGGTTGCGGCCACGATAACGAGGGTTTGTTCGTCGGTGCAGCTGGTTTGTTGGGTTTAGGTCGGGGGAGGTTATCGTTTCCCACCCAAGCCGGTCGCCGGTTCAACCGGAAATTCTCCTACTGTCTGGTAGACCGATCTGCCTCCACTTCCTCTAAGCCTTCTTCAATTGTTTTCGGAGACGCCGCTGTTTCTCGAACCGCCAAGTTCACTCCCTTGTTGGTCAACCGAAAGCTCGACACCTTTTACTACTTGGAGATGCTGGGGATCAGTGTCGGAGGGAGACGTGTACGTGGGGTCACGCCCTCGTTGTTCAAGCTCGACGCAGCTGGGAACGGTGGGGTTATCATCGATTCGGGTACTTCCGTGACCCGTTTGACCAGACCCGCTTATTTGGCATTCAGGGACGCTTTCAGGGCCGGAGCTCCGAATCTGAAACGGGCACCCGAGTTCTCTCTCTTCGACACCTGCTTTGACCTGTCAGGGAAAACTGAGGTGAAGGTACCCACAGTGGTGTTGCATTTTCGAGGTGCTGACGTGTCATTGCCGGCCACGAATTATTTGATCCCGGTGGATAGTAGTGGGACTTTTTGCTTTGCGTTTGCTGCTACGCTCAGTGGCTTGTCAATTATTGGGAATATCCAGCAACAGGGTTTCCGGGTTGTTTATGATTTGGCGGGTTCTCGGGTCGGATTTGCTCCACGAGGCTGCGCTTGA